A single genomic interval of Daucus carota subsp. sativus chromosome 1, DH1 v3.0, whole genome shotgun sequence harbors:
- the LOC108220587 gene encoding uncharacterized protein LOC108220587: protein MELKCLELKQDNLSVMEYEAKFTELSRFVPDFMDTDEKRAKRLQQGLKPWIRSRVVVLELTSYAAIVQKALIIEVESDMSQKESDNKKKKVETPTIRTWDSASQNRALQVREVNFSRPTVRGSIDLLFPNAESVERGIKVCVPKQEFLALNAIKGGTMLAFSSIGTNISHRGATKSQTFNMTLRDAVKDSSVVAGTLPINSISAKVLFDSGATKSFVSEDFAHKLSSKTRMLSDALSIEVANQDRVSITQVYPCCEIEILGLIFLADLIPFKLGTFDVILGMDWLTDHDAQINCKSKRVTLRTSGKSKVVFKGQKQTKEFLTIMQVRKLLRQGCEAYLAHVVDLNAESPNIKDIYVVNEFKDC, encoded by the exons ATGGAGCTCAAGTGTTTGGAGCTAAAACAGGACAACCTGAGTGTGATGGAGTATGAAGCAAAATTTACAGAGCTCTCCAGGTTCGTACCTGACTTTATGGATACCGATGAAAAGAGGGCCAAACGGCTccagcaaggattgaagcccTGGATTCGGAGCAGGGTTGTTGTGCTTGAGTTGACGTCATATGCAGCTATTGTGCAGAAGGCCCTGATTATTGAGGTGGAGAGTGACATGTCCCAAAAGGAAAGCGAcaacaagaaaaagaaagtgGAAACTCCCACTATCA GAACATGGGATTCCGCAAGCCAGAACAGGGCTTTACAGGTCAGGGAAGTCAACTTCAGTAGGCCAACCGTCAGGGGCAGTATAGACCTCCTATTCCCGAATGCAGAATCTGTGGAAAGAGGCATCAAGGTGTGTGTTCCAAAGCAAGAGTTTCTTGCTTTAAATGCCATCAAAGGGGGCACTATGCTA GCTTTCAGCAGCATAGGCACCAACATTAGCCATAGAGGCGCCACCAAAAGCCAGACTTTCAATATGACATTGAGGGATGCGGTCAAGGATTCGAGCGTAGTGGCAGGTACGCTTCCTATCAATTCCATATCTGCGAAAGTattatttgattctggagctaccaAGTCATTTGTTTCTGAAGATTTTGCTCATAAATTATCTAGCAAGACTCGTATGTTAAGTGACGCTTTATCTATAGAAGTAGCAAACCAGGATAGAGTCTCAATTACTCAAGTTTATCCCTGCTGTGAGATTGAGATTTTAGGGCTTATATTTCTCGCTGAcctgatacctttcaagttagGCACTTTTGACGTCATTCTGGGAATGGATTGGTTGACTGATCATGATGCTCAGATCAATTGTAAGAGTAAGCGGGTAACATTGCGAACTTCAGGCAAGTCTAAAGTTGTGTTTAAAGGCCAGAAACAGACAAAGGAATTCCTGACTATTATGCAAGTTAGGAAATTGTTAAGACAAGGATGTGAAGCCTATTTGGCTCATGTGGTGGATCTAAATGCAGAGTCACCCAATATTAAGGATATTTATGTAGTGAATGAGTTCaaagattgttag